The stretch of DNA GGGATATTAGAGATTATTGAAAGTAATCCTCATTTATTTGTGGATAAGCGATTTATTGATTGGTTATCTCGTTGTAAAGCAGAAAAAGTTTTTGACTTAAAAGACCCAGCGGTGCCTTGGAAAGATTTAGTTTCTTCCGCTGATCAAAAAAAAATAAGAGAACTTCGAAGTGAGTCTATTTATAAGAAATTAAAAACATATCATAGAAAGAGAGTCCTTGATACGTCTCTACTTAAGGCTATGGTATTGGGGCCCGAGAGTCGATTTCAAAAATTAGCAACGACTGAGACATTATGTGCGGCAGGAATAGGAAATAATGGAAATGTAATTAACGGGTTAAATGGTTTTATTGATGAGTGCAATAAGGTTAGTCTCAACGATAAGCAGCTTCTTTCTGTAAGTATATTTATTAAAAAACTAAACAAATTTAAGACGCTATTAAAAGTTAACGAACCGCTTCAAAGTGCGTTCACTAACTATAGTGACGGTGAAGTCAAAGAATCCATTTTTAAGCAGACAATACAGACTATTTTCACACATCAGGAAACGTTGCGCCTACCAATAGAGCATATAGAGAATAAATGGAGAAAACTCAAAGTTATTTATAGGGCATTGGAACCAGATTTACAGAACTATGCTACTAGCAACGCAAAGGATCTTTTCCGCACCCGCGAGATATCATTACAGGGGAAATGGGATTCCATTCATATAGGAAAGAGTGAGCTGTTACTGACAGAATTTAAGAAAACTGTCAGTGATTTTCAAGCATTATTGAAAGAAGCCCCTAATTTGAATGTGATGTTTTATGCGTTGTCGAAAGATCCCGTGCAGTTTTCTGCATTTATGGATAAATTAGAAAAAAAATCTGTTCTTAATAATGTAAATGAATTGTGTAATAAAGAATTTCATACACAAGATAAAAATAGCATTATTGATGAAATTGAACATATTGATCATAATAATATGATATTGTGTTTAATGAAAATGAAGAAAAGTTATAACAAATTATATGAAGAATCAAAGAAAAAAATTCAACAGCATTTTAGAAATGGGTTTGTTATATTATGTGAACCGCTCTCTCATTGCCTAAATGGATCTGAGAAAAAGGCATTTCAATACATATATGGAGGGGTGGCGACTGAGTTAGCAAAGAGTTTTTTAAACAGCTATTTTAATAAAAATAAATCCTACTACCAGAAAAAAGCAAAAGACAGTATTAAGGATGATGAGGTTAACGATTTTTTTAAAAATCAAAAAAATTGTGAAGAATATAAACCTGAATTATCATATATGGAAAAGAGGAAAGCAAAGAAAAAAGAATTGAAAAGCACATCTGATAAAGAGAAAATAAATGAAAAAATAGAGGTCCTCCATAGAAGTGAATGTGAATCTGGGATAGGTCTTCGGCTTTTAGAAGCGTTAGCTCAATTAGCTACCGCCAAGACTAAGGACGAGAGGAAGAGGGCCCTTAAATCGGTGGTTCCCTCAAAATTAAGGCGCGACGAGCGAATCAAAAATTTTTTTTTAGAGAATGTAAAAGATGATGAATTAGATAGAATGGGTCAAATTAAAGCCTTGTGTAACAAGGCGTGGGCCAATAGCGATAGGAATATTTCAGTTTATTCAGATGATATTCGTCGTGAATTTATTCATGGTGTATATAAAATTTATGACGAAGAGTGGTTAGATAGAACAAAAATAGGAAATATATTATTGGATGCAACGGGAGCAGGAATAAATGAACTGTATATTAAAGAATACGCAGGTCAATGGTTTAAGAAAATTGATGTCCAGGATGTCCCGGATAAAAACGGTAAAAAGCCCTATGTCATGAGTGGCAAGGAATATTACGAAGGTATTAAATTATGGGTCAATAACTTGCATAAATTATCTGAATTTTATAGTTATAGAGTTATTGTTATTTTTCTTGATGAAGCCAAATTACTGTTATCTGATAAAGATAAGATTGATATTAATGATAAAAATAAGAGATTTAATGTTTTATTTAGTACGTTTAGTGAGGATATCGATAAATTTGTAAGTGAAGACAAACGGAACGAAAGTGAATTTTCACAGAAATTAAAACTTGAACCCTTTATGAATAAGAGAGTGCATGAACCTAAGAAGAGTGCCCTCGATGAATTAATAACTAAACTACCAAAGGTTCAATTAGCCGTTTCTAATGGCGCGATAATGCGAGAGATTGTTAAGGGTAATTGGCTAGAAAATAATGAGATAAACGAGATACGACGATTTTTAAAGTATGAAGTTGATGAATTGGTTAAAGACCTGGTGAGTAAGGTTGCGAGCTTGGAAAAACCTGATCATTTGAAGCATGATCAGGATTTTTTTGAAGTTAAAAAGAAATTTTGGGAGAGCTTGGTTGATAAGAATGAGTGCGATGACGAAACATGCCTGGTGCTTGCCAATATTCTTAGGAAGAATAACGATGATACAGGTGCAAGGGATCAATTATCACCCAGCATAATACAATTGTTTTCAAATGAGCATGAAACGGGCATCAATGCGGCCATTCATGCGGCTTATCCTGAGGCTGCTCACCAGGTTTTGAGCCAATTACTAAGAAATGAGGTACAGACAAACATTAACCGTCTCATTCAAGATCAAATCCAAGGTATTGTCGAAAACGCCCATCAAGCACAACAGCCAAGGCTGCAAACAATAGATGACTGTAAACGCTATATACTTAATCCATCAGCCGAAAACTCCGTATTGTTAATGACAATGCACCAAAACCACCTGGAAGAGATAAGAAGCGCGTTTGATCAACTTGATGCTGGTCTTAATAATAATCCATTTATGATTGGTCCTAACCAGCTACAAGAATTACAGCAACTAGCGGATCACATAATACAGAATAATTTAGACGTCAATGAGATAGAAAATGCTCTTGGTAATTACCATAAAACTATCGGTCAATTGATCCAAAGCCATGGGCAACAAAAGGTGGTTGATGCTAATGGCGTTGTTGCCAATAACTTAGGGATATATAACACACCTAAAATCATTCAAGCAGCACGGATACAACAGTACCAAATTGATAAGACTAGAAGAGAAGAAATTAAGGAGAAAATACTTCACCCAACACCAGAGAATGTTGAGGTAATTCGTCAGGCACTAACTTCTGATCAGGGTAAGAAGTCAACGAGAGTAGCCTTTGCAGAGATAGTTAGCGATTTAGAGACAAAATTTAATGTTAATAGTGATGAATTAGGAATAATCGCGAACCGCGGGCGAGCGATTACTGAAGACGCAGTAGTAGTCAACTTGATGCAAGCGCTGACGCAGTATAGCAATGCTGTTGGTAACGCAATTCAAGCCTCTAGTTCGACCCATAACGTGATACAAAGTGACGCTGATGCGCGGGAGCATGTGGACAGGGAGTATCGTTCAAATACCGTTAGAGACGGGGCAAATGCCTATGTATTACATGGGCTGGAACGCAACAATGGTTATTTAGAAGAACCCCAGATCATCGAAAATAACATACACGGTGCTGAGGGGCATGTAGCAAATCCAGTGGCTCCACAACCCGTGATCATGAATCCAATAATTCCCCAACATCCACTTAATCAGAATGCGCCGCAGCCTCATGCCAATCAAATTAAGCCCAAACCAGGACGTCACAAAAAAATCCAAGAGGGGCATAATAAAACCGAGGTTGCGAAATCTTCAAACCACGCTCAATCCAAAGCTCAACCTCAAGCTTCAGCCACGGCTGCGAGCACCACCCCCATGAGCGAACCCAAACCTGCTTCATGGTCGCTGGCGGCTAAAGTAGTTGCGTTTTCAGAATGGGGATTCGCCGCGGGGGCGTTATTGATTGGAAGTTTCTTTGTGGCTCCAGTAATACCTGTGATGGCCGCAGCCGTAGGCCTGATGCTGCCTGCGGTTACGCCTATTCTTATAGGCGTCTTAGGTGCCGCACTGGCAGCTGGAATTTTTGGAGTGAAGTGTCATTCCAATCATAGCGAACAAACGAAATCCAATAAAGCTGCGTTTGAAGCCCAGTCGCAGGCCAACATGGAGAAAAACTCAATGAAGGCATCCCCTGAAATGGCTAAAAAGTTAAAAGATAATCTTGCTAAGAATGTAAACGTTTCATCCAAAAATAATGCTCGTTTCCTTTAATATGGAAGGCAATAAGCACGTGCCACAATTCGTTATTCCCTACCCACCAATGCCCGAATCATTCCTCTGAGTGTCCGCACCTCTTGCGAACTAAAATCGGCTCGTGTCAGCATCGTTCGAATGTTGCGCACCATCGACGGTTTGAGAGCTGTTGTGGGAAAGAAGCCTTTGGTATCCAGGCTGGTTTCGAGATGTTCGAATAAGCCCTCAATCTCATGCTTGCTGGCAAGCTCCTGTTTATGGATGCTCACAGGGATAGTGCCATGGGCGGCAACAAACCATTCATAGGCACAAATCACGACTGCCTGGGCTAGGTTCATTGAGGCATAAGTGGCATCTACCGGGATAACCACTAATGCATTGGCAAAGGTGAGAGGATCGTTTTCCAAGCCGGTACGTTCGGCGCCAAACATGATGGCGCTTTGCAGCCCTTGCAGATGATACTGAACAATTTCGGCAGCAGCTTGGCGCGGGGTTAAAACGGGTATCGCGGCATTGCGGCTACGTGAGGTTGTCGCATAAACACGATGGCAATCGGCGATAGCCTCTTGAAAACGATGATGAACCGTGGCGTTTTCGATAATATCCCCCGCATGGCTGGCCATGATTTTAGCTTTTTCGTTAGGCCAACCATCACGTGGTGAAATCAGGCGCAATTGTTTCATGCCAAAATTGCCCATTGCTCGAGCTGTTGCACCAATGTTTTCACCCATCTGCGGTTGATCAAGAATGATGATAGGTGAAGTGGATGTAGGGGCGGTAAGGGGCGTATCCATTAGATTGTCACACCTGATTCTAACAAATGATAGGTGATGCTATCATGCAGGGCATGATATGACGCATCAATGATATTGGTTGAGACACCAACCGTTGACCAGCGATTGCCTATGGTATCTGCCGATTCGATCAAGACGCGAGTGATCGCCTCTGTCCCTTGTTCGGATGAAACAATCCTTACTTTATAATCGACTAGCTTGAATTCTTTGAGCGCTGGATAGATGTGTGCCAGTACCTTTCGAAGTGCGAGGTCAAGCGCGTTGACAGGGCCGTTGCCTTCAGCAACGCTCATGAGTTGTTGGTCGCCGATATGGAGTTTAACGGTAGCTTCCGATACGGTTACCAGCTCCTCGCGCGCATTCCATCGCCGTTCATCAATCACACGGAAACTATCCAGTCGAAAATACAGAGGCACAACACTCAACCAACGCATGGCCAATAGTGCAAATGAAGCATCGGCGCTGTCATAAGCATAGCCTTTGCTTTCGCGGTCTTTGACGTCGCTTACTAAGCGCATAATGGAATCTTCGTCTTTAGGAATGGCAATGCCGATTTCCTGCAGGCGAGCTAGAATATTGGATTTGCCAGATTGATCCGAAACCAAAATATGCCGTTGATTGCCCACCAAGGTCGGATCAATATGTTCATAGCTTTTAGGGTTTTTTATCACGGCCGATACATGAAGCCCACCTTTATGTGCAAATGCGGCTGAACCCACATAGGCCTTGAATGGATCAGGGTTGCGATTTAACCGCTCATCCAAAAAACGTGATAAGCGGGTGAGGTGCTTTAAACCTTCGTTGCTTATACCTACATCATATCCCATTTTTAACATCAGGTTTGGAATGATACTTACTAAATTGGCGTTGCCACAACGCTCACCCAATCCATTGATGGTGCCCTGGACCTGGCGTGCACCTGCGCGGACAGCGGCCAGTGAATTAGCCACTGCGTTTTCGGTATCATTATGACAATGAATACCAAGATGGCTTCCAGGAATCACGCAGGTAATAGCCGAAACAATAGTAAAAATCTCATCTGGCAAAGTACCGCCATTGGTATCGCACAGCACAATCCAGCGTGCGCCGGATTCATAAGCGGCTTTAATACAGGCTAGGGCAACGTCTGGATTTGATTTATAGCCGTCGAAAAAATGTTCTGCATCAAACAGTGATTCGCATTTTGCGGCAACCACATGGGCAATGCTCTCACGGATCATGGCTAGATTGACATCAAGTGTGGTATTGAGTGCAGAGGCGATATGAAAATCCCAGCATTTGCCAACCAGTGTAATGGTGGTAGCGCCACTGTTAATCAAGGCATTGAGGCCTGGGTCGTTGGCGGTGCTGGTGGAAGGTCTGCGTGTCATGCCAAAAGCAGCAATTTTGGCGTGTTTGCAACGGGGGGGCTTGGCAAAGAAAGCGTCATCGGTAGGGTTAGCACCTGGCCAACCGCCTTCAATGTAATCAATGCCTAATTTATCCAATTGGCTGGCAATGTCTTCTTTGTCGGTACTGGTAAAATCAACCCCATGGGTTTGTGCGCCATCGCGCAGAGTGCTGTCATAGATATAAACCCGTTCTGTAGTAGGTTGATGTGCCATACTGACTACCTAAATTACCAAAAACATGACCTTTATTTTTTTTCGTTACCCAATGTTAAGCTCGCATTTTATTGAGTAACATTCTGATTTTAAACGAATAAAATCGATAAATCCAGACGCAAAATAAATTTGCATTGTCGCAATCTTATCACGTATCCTTTATGAAGGCTACAAAGGAATATAGGGGAGGATACATGGTTTTAACATATGATGATAAACCAATAGAGCTCTTATCATTGCATGATATTGAGGAAGAGCGCGAACGGATTCAAGGTCTTTACCGGGCTGTTGTATTACAGGCGATTATTGATGCCACTTACCGCAGGGCACTTGAGAAGCATTGTCCATTGCCTAAAAAACGCAGGCATCAGGAATTAAAAGAGGCCAAGATAGAAGCCATTCACTGGCTTAATCCGCACAATGAGGATTTTCAAGCGGTATGCCATATGGCTGATTTATCACCGAAGCATGTTTATTTTTTTGCCACGCAAATGATCCGCGAAGCAAATAGCCGTAAGAAGCTGGAAAAAGAGCAGAAGCTTACCAAATGGTTACTCGACCGTACGTTAGACCATGTGGATAGGAAATTATTCCAGGAAGTAGAAAAGCAGCATGAATTAGTGTCCATCGTGCGAGAGAATCGGCGCAAATCCAAGGACGTGCGTGAAGCTACTATTCTGCCGTTTAAACGCAAGATTGGGTGATGTTCTTTATGGATAAACGTAAGAAGAAAGCGGTGTTAAAATCCGCAAAGAGACGCGTTCGCCTTCGTGTACGGGTGGTACCAAAAGACACAGGCACGAGGGAGTTAATGGAAAAAAATAAGGCGGGGCTCACTTTGGATCCGTTGGATAGGCTTTATCGCAACGATATGATTCCTTACGCCTCCTTTTTAGCGGGGGTAAAACTGCGGAAGCTGTATTACCGTGTTAACGGTGCTCCCCATGCCAGGGGGTATGACATGAGTTACATCAGGGGCTACAACCCTGGGACACTTTCTGAGGAAGAGCAAATCCATTGCCGCAGGCTATATCAACAGGCATTTCAATGGCTGGAATATAGTAAAACGCGCAAGGAGGTGATGGATATTTGTGTGTTTGGCGTTAATCCTCCCCATGATAAAGAAACCGGGGATATCAAACCCTCAGCGATGGTTGACCGGCTCAAGGATGGGCTCGATTTTTTATCCTCAAAATGGAAGTTAAAAAATACCAAATTAGAAAATTGTTAATGGTTTTCATTTAGTCTTATTAAGACAATAGGTTAGATAAGAGGGGTTATTATGCCAGAAGGTGCAGGTCCTACCGGACCCTCAGGCGGTGAGGGGAGAGGGTTTATTCCAGGGGGTTATCGCACGGGAGAAGAACGATCCGACTCTAAGGCCAAAGCACCTCATAAACCCAGTCAAGATTGGGTACATAAAAAATTTGCAGGTGCAGAGAATGGCTATAATAAAAGTAAAAATGAGGCAGAGAAATCGGCAGCAAAGCATTTTTCCAATGCGGTATTGGCCGAAGAACGTCGTAATCCGGCACTTGCTCAACAGTTCAGGAGCCGTGGCGAAGAAGAACTTAAATTAGCTGAAAAAGCCAAGGAAAATGCCAGGATCTTTAAAGAATTAAAGGAATTCAGACAGTTAACCAAAAAAATTGGTGATTTGGGTATTACGGCTTATCAGTTTTTGGATGCCGATCTTAATTCAGCTGTGGATATGCTTGTCAAGGGTATTATTGAGACTGCACCTCAGGTATCAAAAGCCTTAATTGGAAAAATAAAGAATATTTTTCAAACCAATATGAAAGCCGCAGACCAAGGTCGTGTTGCTAGTGATAATAAGCAGCAAGAAAAAGACCAATCTCAGGTTAGCACAGCTAAAGCCTTCCAACGGGAATATTTACAGGCTTCGCCAGAGGATAAAATAAAATGGGGTAAGAGAATTGATGAGGTGGCGCATGATACCAAAGCAACTGTGCAGGTGATGCAGGAATTTCTGGACCAACAACCTAAACAATCTGTTGAAAAAGAGTTTAACCAAAAAATCTTAAGTCGTTTAAGTCCAGAAAAACAAGAAGATATTAAAGCGCAACTGGATCGCCTTGGACCAGCCGAACAACGCATTCAAATGCGGACAGCTATTGATAATTTCAATCGTTCCCTAGAAGGAAAGTTGGCGTCGCACGGACGCGGTGAATCGACTCAGCCACCTGGGGAAACGTTAGGCTTACGTGAGCGTGGCAAGTATCAACGCCAAGAAGATGAAAGACGATCACGCCCAGGTTCGCATTCAAAATAACACTAATCTTTCCAAGGATCATTTATGTTTGCTGAAGTCCGCTTTCCGGAGGATATATCCTATGGGGCCGTGGGTGGCCCGCAATTTTCGACCGATACGATTAGGATGCAAAGCGGCAAGGAACAGCGAAACCGCAATTGGAAACAGGCACGTTTGCGCTATCAGGTAAGCTTTAGTCTACGCACACAAAAGCAAATGGAAACATTGTTGAGTTTCTTTTATGCCAGAGGTGGTAGGGCTGAGGGATTTCGCTTTAAGGATTGGTCAGATTATTGCGTGTGTGGGCAGGTGCTAGGTACTGGGGATGGTAGCCATCGTCAATTTCAATTGGTAAAAGGCTACGGCACTTATCAGCGTAACGTATGTAAACCGGTTGAAGGAACGGTAAAGGTCTATGTGAATCATCAGAAACTCGTAGCAGGATATTCCATGGATGCGACAAAGGGAATCCTTTTATTGGATGCACCACTTCCCCCAGCAAGTCAGCTAAGTGCCGATTTTGAATTTGATGTGCCCGTGAGGTTTAATGCCGATTATTTACCGATTTCCATGGATGGAAAAGGGATATTTTCGGTGAAAGACATTGAGTTAGTAGAAGTGAATGTTGAGTAGAAACATTCACTAATGCTGAAGGTTCTGTTGTTTGGAAACCTGGTTACCTTGCACGAGTGACTGGGCTTCGGAATGGTTGAGCTTAAAGGTACGGGAAGTACTGCCAAGGCCAAACGCCTTATTCAACGTTTCAGCCGCAGCATAGGTGGTGCAGTTAATGATGTAGTGATCTTCCTTTAATGCGAGGGTAAAATCACATGTACGTGTCTGTAGAGCACTCTTGAGCCTATCTTCTAAACTGATGTTTACTGCTGAAATAGGTTTCGTGTCTGGATAGAAAAAATTTGTAAGCAGATGAGTTTGCTCAGCTGACAGCAGTAACGGGGGTTCCGTAGACGTTGGAACACGCACTACCGAAGCTGAGGAACCCTTTCCTTCCTGGTTATACAAACGAGTTGATTGATCCTGAGGGGGGATCACGGGGTGGGTTATCGGAACGTGTAAAGGAGCAGGGGGGCTTGGCTTGGTATAATCCTTTGTTTCCACGCTCAGATTTTTGCATGGAATGGCGCGTAATGCTCTGTCTAATGTTCTAAAAAAACTTCCTTTGTTCTGCGTTGAAAAAACGGTATACCTGCCATTATCTTTGGATTCTTTGGTAAAAAATGAGGATAATTCACTGAATTTAATTGCATTTATGGCATCTTGGTTGCTTAATTGTAAATGTAAAGACGGTGCATACAAAGAAGTAGCCTCTTCCACTTTGTCAATCTGTACCTTCATATTTAATACTAAAGTCAGGGCATCGGCAAGGGTAAGACGGTGGTAGCGCAAAAATTGGTTGATGCTTCCTAGTTGGATATGCCCAGGTAATTTCGTATCGGCATCAACGGCATAGGATCTGCCATAGATCTGATTATAATAGGTCTCTAGTTGCGATGTTTGCATTAATCCTGATGAATCTTCGATATACGTTTTTTCTAATATCGCTTCCTTTAAAACCGAAAGTGGTATTCGAATTCCCTGGCGCTCCAATTGTCGTAAGATAAGGGCTTGCATCACAAAACCGGTACGTGAAATACCACCATTGCAATTGATAGGCAAGACTTCGTCTGCGAGCACATATCTCTCAATCGTATCAAGTAGTGCATTTAGTTTCTGCATGGCTTTGTCACTGTTGTCATCAATCGTGCCATGATCACTCCAGGTTTTGTATTGAAGATGCCTGATTGTCCGAGAAGTAGTTTCATTGTCATTCAAATACATTAATTCCGATTTCACTACTTTAAAATCGGGGGTTTCTTCCAAAGTCTCAGAAGCTGAAAGTTGAAATTTTCCAAATTGCTGACCAGACATGTTTTCTAAATGATGAAGTTGTCCTTCAGACGGTTTCACCGTTAATGTCAGGAAGTTGTTCACGCCCTCGTTCCAAAATAACGCCAGGAATGTTTCCAGTGCCGAGGGATCATCAATACCAGAATACGTAATAAAACTATGAAGATTTCTGCCAAATGGAAGTGTGGTCTTATTCGCCACAACAGAGACTTCTCCACTAACAGTGGGTACTTTCAATAATCCTCTTTTTTCTCTTTCTTCGGTAACAGCAATAAATCGATTTCCGACAGGTTGAATAACAGGTGGGTTTAAAAGTTTGATTGTCATATTTCCATATTTTTTATATAATCAATAAATAAGTTATATCGCATATTATGATTTAATCAATTTATATTGTTATTTAGAAGATTGAAATAATGGAATTTTGCTAGTCGCAAAATAGTTTTGCGCTGGATCTCCAGCCCATTACGCTTACGCTACATGGGCTGAAGATGACGGAGTGTGGGGCGTCATTCTCAGCCTTTTTAAGCAGTATGAGCCGCAGGCGAGTGCTGCTTTAAAAACTAGGAATCCAACACAAAACTTTGTGATTTAAGCAATATATATTGTTATTTAGAAGATTGAAATAATGGAATTTTGCTAGTCGCAAAATAGTTTTGCGCTGGATCTCCAGCCCATTACGCTTACGCTACATGGGCTGAAGATGACGGAGTGTGGGGCGTCATTCTCAGCCTTTTTAAGCAGTATGAGCCGCAGGAGAGTGCTGCTTTAAAAGGCTAGGAATCCAGCACAAAACTTTGTGATTTAAGCAATATATATTGTTATTTAGAAGATTGAAATAATGGAATTTTGCTAGTCGCAAAATAGTTTTGCGCTGGATCTCCAGCCCATTACGCTTACGCTACATGGGCTGAAGATGACGGAGTGTGGGGCGTCATTCTCAGCCTTTTTAAGCAGTATGAGCCGCAGGCGAGTGCTGCTTTAAAAGGCATTGAAATAATGGAATTTTGCTAGTCGCAAAATAGTTTTGCGCTGGATCTCCAGCCCATTACGCTTACGCTACATGGGCTGAAGATGACGGAGTGTGGGGCGTCATTCTCAGCCTTTTTAAGCAGTATGAGCCGCAGGCGAGTGCTGCTTTAAAAGGCTGGGAATCCAGCACAAAACTTATTGCGCGACCAGCGCAATTATCATTTTTCTAGACCTAACTGCAGCAAATTCTCACATTATACAGATTCTAATCGGTTCACTTTAGCCTTCACAATCGTCTTAACCCCGCCGCGATCGAAGCGTATATCTAAGTTTGATTCCATCACCACAACAACCGTACCTTGCCCAAAAATAGGATGCACCACCCGATCGCCTTTTTTAATGCGTGCTGGTGTTGATGATGTAGATGAGGATTTTGCTGAAGGAACAGGAACCGATTTCATAAAACTTTCAACGGATTTCCCAAAGGCTGCTTTAGGTGCCGTGGACTGCGAGTTAAAACTACGTGGTTGATCCCATTGCGGAATCTCATCATCCAGCGATGATGTCGGCGTGCGTTGAGAATAATATTGATTGCCCGGGCTGTAACCAGTGCTGCCGCCCTGACGGGTCGTATCTTTAAAAATAATATGCCCTTGTGGTAGTTCATTGATAAAGCACGAAGGAATAGCATTAGACCAATGGCCAAATAAACGACGACGCTGACAGAAATAAATATAAGCGCGGCGCTTGGCGCGGGTAATGCCTACATAGGCGAGACGGCGTTCTTCTTCAAGTGCATGATTGCCTGAATCCTGGATGGCGCGTTGATTCGGAAATAATCCTTGTTCCCAGCCAGGCAAAAACACCACTTCAAATTCAAGGCCTTTGGCTGCATGCAATGTCATGACGGTCACCTTGTCGATGTCAGCTACCTGGTCGACATCGGTGGCCAGGCTGACATATTCTAAGAACGTGGCAAGGGTGGCATAGCTTTGCAGGCTTCGTAATAATTCCTGGATGTTATCCACGCGCTGCAGCGAATCGGAGTCGGGATGCTCTTCCCACATTTTAAGATAACCCGTATCATCAAGCAGCTGTTTGGCAACGATTGAAAAATGGGTGGTTTCCAGCATCTGCGTCCAATTGTTCATGTGGTCGCAGAAGGTGGACAGTGATTTTTGAACCTTGGCAGAAAATTGATTGTCGCGCAGTAAATGCTGTGTTGCTGCCAGTAGGGGAATACCCAGTGACCGGCTGGTTTGATACATAAGTTCAAGGGGTGCTGTCGCCTACCCCGCGTTTAGGTGTATTAATAATGCGCTCAAACGCTAAATCATCCGATGGTTGAATTAACAGGCGCAGATAAGCAATCACATCTCGCACTTCTAGCCTTTCATAAAATTTGAAACCGCCGATAACCCGGTAGGCAATACCAAGACGTGTA from Alphaproteobacteria bacterium encodes:
- a CDS encoding ATP-binding domain-containing protein, encoding MYQTSRSLGIPLLAATQHLLRDNQFSAKVQKSLSTFCDHMNNWTQMLETTHFSIVAKQLLDDTGYLKMWEEHPDSDSLQRVDNIQELLRSLQSYATLATFLEYVSLATDVDQVADIDKVTVMTLHAAKGLEFEVVFLPGWEQGLFPNQRAIQDSGNHALEEERRLAYVGITRAKRRAYIYFCQRRRLFGHWSNAIPSCFINELPQGHIIFKDTTRQGGSTGYSPGNQYYSQRTPTSSLDDEIPQWDQPRSFNSQSTAPKAAFGKSVESFMKSVPVPSAKSSSTSSTPARIKKGDRVVHPIFGQGTVVVVMESNLDIRFDRGGVKTIVKAKVNRLESV
- a CDS encoding citramalate synthase, whose product is MAHQPTTERVYIYDSTLRDGAQTHGVDFTSTDKEDIASQLDKLGIDYIEGGWPGANPTDDAFFAKPPRCKHAKIAAFGMTRRPSTSTANDPGLNALINSGATTITLVGKCWDFHIASALNTTLDVNLAMIRESIAHVVAAKCESLFDAEHFFDGYKSNPDVALACIKAAYESGARWIVLCDTNGGTLPDEIFTIVSAITCVIPGSHLGIHCHNDTENAVANSLAAVRAGARQVQGTINGLGERCGNANLVSIIPNLMLKMGYDVGISNEGLKHLTRLSRFLDERLNRNPDPFKAYVGSAAFAHKGGLHVSAVIKNPKSYEHIDPTLVGNQRHILVSDQSGKSNILARLQEIGIAIPKDEDSIMRLVSDVKDRESKGYAYDSADASFALLAMRWLSVVPLYFRLDSFRVIDERRWNAREELVTVSEATVKLHIGDQQLMSVAEGNGPVNALDLALRKVLAHIYPALKEFKLVDYKVRIVSSEQGTEAITRVLIESADTIGNRWSTVGVSTNIIDASYHALHDSITYHLLESGVTI
- a CDS encoding DUF2460 domain-containing protein, with amino-acid sequence MFAEVRFPEDISYGAVGGPQFSTDTIRMQSGKEQRNRNWKQARLRYQVSFSLRTQKQMETLLSFFYARGGRAEGFRFKDWSDYCVCGQVLGTGDGSHRQFQLVKGYGTYQRNVCKPVEGTVKVYVNHQKLVAGYSMDATKGILLLDAPLPPASQLSADFEFDVPVRFNADYLPISMDGKGIFSVKDIELVEVNVE
- a CDS encoding RNA methyltransferase, which gives rise to MDTPLTAPTSTSPIIILDQPQMGENIGATARAMGNFGMKQLRLISPRDGWPNEKAKIMASHAGDIIENATVHHRFQEAIADCHRVYATTSRSRNAAIPVLTPRQAAAEIVQYHLQGLQSAIMFGAERTGLENDPLTFANALVVIPVDATYASMNLAQAVVICAYEWFVAAHGTIPVSIHKQELASKHEIEGLFEHLETSLDTKGFFPTTALKPSMVRNIRTMLTRADFSSQEVRTLRGMIRALVGRE